GCGCCGGAACTCGAAGAAAGTAACACGGCTGATGTCCGCCGCGTGCTGAGCCTGCTGATGCCGGAACTGCCGCTCAAAACCGCCGCGCGAATCGCCGCGCAACTCACCGGCGAGACCAGAAACCGGGTTTACGAAATGGCGCTCGAACTTAGCCGCAACGATAATTGAGCCGCAGGAAGAAGTAACTGATGCTCACGTCTTCGGCAGGGTGACACCGCGCTGGCCCTGATATTTGCCGCCGCGGTCCTTGTACGAAGTCTCACACTCCTCATCCGCTTCTAAAAACACCACCTGCGCCACGCCCTCGTTGGCGTATACCTTGGCCGGCAAAGGCGAGGTGTTGGAGAACTCCAAAGTGACGTGGCCTTCCCACTCCGGCTCCAGCGGCGTGACGTTGACTATGATGCCGCAGCGCGCGTAAGTACTCTTGCCCAGACAGATCGTCAGCACGTTGCGCGGGATGCGGAAGTATTCCACGGTACGCGCGAGTGCGAAGGAGTTGGGCGGGATAATGCACACGTGGGCCTTGAGGTCCACGAAGCTCTTGTCGTCGAAGCCCTTGGGATCGACCACGGCCGAGTTGATGTTGGTAAAGATCTTGAATTCGTCCGAACAGCGCACGTCGTAGCCGTAGCTGGACACGCCATACGACACGATGCGTCCCTCCCCGTTGGTCCGCACCTGTTCGGCCTCGAACGGCTCGATCATGCGATGCTCGGCGACCATGCGCCGTATCCATTTGTCGGATTTAATGCTCACGCGCGTTCCCCGGTAAGTTTCCAGTCGATCCGATCGCGTACCGCACGGGTGGTAACATCAGATGCGCGCGGCGCAGGCAGCGATGTAGCGGATAGGTGTTCCCGCGTAATATCCCGCACACCCTGGGGCTACCACCCTGCTTGCCGCGACGTCCGGTCCTTCATGGCCGGGAACCCGATTCGACTTGTACACCTTGCCCGATCAGCGCCTTAGTAATAGCCGTCAGCGATGCCTTTAATCCCTCGCGATCGGCCTGACTGCGCAGGCGCTGAAGCTCTGGAAATGTCCCG
The window above is part of the Gammaproteobacteria bacterium genome. Proteins encoded here:
- a CDS encoding dCTP deaminase, whose protein sequence is MSIKSDKWIRRMVAEHRMIEPFEAEQVRTNGEGRIVSYGVSSYGYDVRCSDEFKIFTNINSAVVDPKGFDDKSFVDLKAHVCIIPPNSFALARTVEYFRIPRNVLTICLGKSTYARCGIIVNVTPLEPEWEGHVTLEFSNTSPLPAKVYANEGVAQVVFLEADEECETSYKDRGGKYQGQRGVTLPKT